The DNA region ATGTCTCATCACCACCCACCATCTGAAGGGAAATTAGGAAAAGCCACCAAAGACATTGCAAGTCACACTTGCCATGAAATTAGTTTAAAAAAATACACAAAGGATTTTTCCATAGTTTCAAGGAATTGAGGGAACGTATTAACATAGATTGAGAGTAGTGCACAATTAATTATCATAAAACAAACCCTGTAGGAATGAAAATGGCATTTTCAGGAAGACAAGGTGCAgctagtggagtaccacaagtaTCCATGTTGGGTCTTGGCTACTTACAATCCACATCTTAAGCGAGGTGACCAAGTATAATACACCGTTCTGCTACAATGAATGTTTCTCAACGCAAATTCACTAAggcaattgatgaattggggacgcTGTTTCAAAAGCACAAagttttaaaacatgtgttggctgtaatgtgattacatcaccaacactttaagcgtggtttctaaagcatgatttttctataacGTGGGGCTGCACCAGAATGCAACcatcacattatagaagaactgactgtataacCAAAACAAAGAAAACCAAAGAtccacagatgctggaaaatcagaaacataaacagaaattgctggaagactGTAGCAGGCCTCCAAAAACATAGGAACATGGTGGCATGTTGAAGTGTCAGGCAACTTGAAGTTCAGGTCACCTTTGCAGAAAATGGGGTTTTGCAAAGTGGCCatcctgcctgtgtttggtctcCCAGTTTAGAGGTGACCACGTGAGTTGTGAATACATACTGTTTAAATAATTACCACTTCACTTGCATGGTGTGGCTGGGGCTTTGGAATGATAAGGTGCGAGGAGGTAAGCAGGCAGACATTACACCTTCTGCAAAATGCAGTGATGGCCATGAGGTGGTGTTGGGAATggagaatgaagggcttttgtccgaaacgtcaatttttctactgctcggatgctgcctgaactgctgtgcttttccagcactactctaatccagaatctgggttCCAGAATctgggttccagcatctgtagtcattgtttttaccttgggaaTGGAGGAGTTCACCAGAACGTCCCAgagggaacggtccttgtggaACATTCtcaaggaaggagagaggaagtgCATATCTAGTCATGACATCCTGCTGGAGGTGACAAATAGTGGCTTACAATTCTTTgtgtgtggatgctggtggggtgaTAAGTGCCTACCACTATCATTGTTGTAGGAGGGAAGCGAATGGGTGAGGGCAGAAACGCAGGAGATGGGCAAACATGGCTAAGGGCCCTGTTGACCACAGTTAATACATTGCATCTGTTCTGAGAATGCCATCTTCTATAGGGGAAAGAGGCAAAACAATGactgatgctggaatccaaggtaaacatgcaggaggctggaagaacacagcaagccaggcaacaatGGGAGGTGAAGAAGTGTAACGTTCGGAGTGTAACCCTTCAACGACTTCTGTAGGGGAGCCTCAGAAACATCCACCTTCTTCCCAAACTAAGAATTCTCCATTAGCCCATTCACCTCCCCCTCTGCAAGCTTGTATTCAGCATAAGTACCACTTTTTCAATGCTGCTAACAGTTCTGAAGAGTCATCAGGCccaaaacatgaactctgctttcttcccacagatgcaaagcttctccagcaatttctgttttgatcAACTAAACCAGTCTCACCTCACAACATATTCAGACCTACCTGTGGACATCAATAGTTTCCAGTAGGTGGAAAGTAACCCAAGCCCACAGCAGCATCACGTGGTTACAGAATACCATGATTCCAATGAAGAAGCCTGCTCCATGGAGAATGGTCTCCAGTGGATGAGCATATTCAGCTTGCATGCCAAACGGGGACTAGAAGAAAACATTTCAAATCAATAGAGTTTGGTAAACTTACATTTTTTGTACAGATAGACAACCTTTTATCCAAAAAGCTCTAAAGTCCAAAGGTTTTTTTGTAACATTTTGTCCCCCCCCCATTAACAAGTTGTTTGGCTTGCAACCAGTTAACCCAAATCCATACCCAAACAATGTGTGTCACTCAGATGCGACATGTGGGGTGtgacccagcactggcaggcctcaattctgttTCAGGGCCTGTTGTACTCACAGTAAGTCTGTCTTTtgggaagttttttttaaatttcaccaaACTGTCACTTAATCTGAAAttcgaaaaattctgaattccgaaaaccagttggtcccgagcatttcggagaaaggattgtgcacctgtaCTAAGAAAATGAGAAGAATCATTTGTCTCATTAACGCAATTCCACTCTGATATGCAATATCTAACTTTAAAATCAAGGAAATGTTCTGCAACACCTTTTGACTCAAGGGCAGATCTTGCAAAGTTTTGCTCATCTATTTGTATATTTACCTCTGTCTAACAATTTGATTTCTGTACATAATGCGGCTTTTAATATccctgtggtagtgtccctacctctacaTCAGTAGAGGCACATTGAAGTCCCAGCCATGATGTGATCATCATGCATCTGTATTAGAATATATCCAAACAGGACAATAAAAGAAATAAGTTTCACAAAATGTTTACTACTGTGGTTGTATGTGCTTGGATAAGCACATATGTATGAACATGCACATAAATTGTCACAAAGTCTGATATATCTTGAAACATTTTTGCACATGCCTTGGTAATTTTGCATTGATAGGTCAAGTTAAATAATCTGAAGTCTAATTGTTTTACATATATTACTCGATTGACAATGGAGTCAAATGTTATGGGAGTAGAGAGGGAAGCAGAGTGaaagttggatcagccatgatcttattgattggTGGAGAATGCTAAAATGggccactcctgctcctaattcttacgCTCTTTGCATCTTTCTGCAAGTTAGGAAGATGCATGTAACTTCAGTGCAATTATATGAAAGAAAACCTCAAAGTGAAGCTTCTTGATAAGAAGTTCCACAGTAGCAATATCAGGATTAAATAAAGCAGCTCAGTTTCTTATACAGATGTAAGAACCGGCATTGTTACCAAAGACTCATTTTGATGTATGTTGGAAACTGACAAATTCATTACCACTAACCAATCAGTTCCTCCACAGTTTGGCAAAACTAATATCATTAGTGACATTAATAATACCTTACAGTTGGAAGCTAGAAAGAATGGTTATACCCCATGTAACAAAAGACTAGTTTAGTTGCATTTTGAACCAAATGCAGGAGTGTTTGGAAAAGCCAATGAGCCACTTAGAAAATTAACTTTTTCCACACAATTTGCAAAAACATAAGTCTAAAAAAAAAAGATGCCTCACTaaattctcaagggcaactaggaatgattAATAAAAGGCTGTATCAACGTTAACCATTAATAGAAAGGAAATTTCTAAAACGCAATGAGATTTTTCTGTCTTGTCAAAGATCCCAGTACCAAGGATTGAATTACATACTTTAAAACAGACAACACATTGACGTATTCGAGAAAGTTAAAAAAAGTTCGCCAAAGCACTGATGAACCAGCATCAATTCGTAAATCTTGCAAACTGAAGTCCAACATTTGAAATGGAGCAAGAAGTTGCGCAAATTCAAATTAGCAAAACCAAAGTTTTGGAAAAAGGTCGCATTGCAGCCTTAGAGTTACAGGGAACGTTCTGAATATTAAGAGGACAGTTTGCTCTCATCTTTTGATAAACTCTTCAAATCAAACAGCATAGAATTGCAGATAATTAAGAAAAACAATATGCTTGGAACTAACCGAAAAATCATGGTGCACCTTGTGAACATATTTGTAGATTCTCCGGTGATGTAACAATCTGTGCAAGAAATAATGCCAGGTATCCTCAACAACTGCACAACCAAGGCACTGAGCCAGCAGCACGTACCTGGAGATTCACAGAATATAGTTAGGAACATACTCTCCTGTCAATTTAAATGGATAGAGCCAAAGACAATAATCAAAAGTTTAGAAGAACTGTGCAAAAACAAATCGTAAGTAACAATTGATGATGTGCCAAATACTGTGGTGTAAGGATAACCTCATATAATCCAAAACCAATTATTACAACTTGGAGACATGCAGTCCACATTAATGGTCCATTTGACTTCACATTTCAACActtttaaaaatgtgaaaaaaGTATGCAAGGACAATAGACAGCCCATCTGTGCAGATCTCCACAGCAAAATGTCACCAACACTTACTGCCTTATTCACAACTTCAGGAGTCAAAGAAGATGATATTACCAAGCATGCAGAATGAACATGTAAATGATAAATTAATTTCAATATGATTGGTAcgtgcataggaagggtttagacggatatggaccaaatgctggcaaatggaactaaatcagtttaggatatctggttggcatagacaagttggtcCGTGGGGTTTGTTTTGGTACTGTACAACTGACTCTataaattatttttttaaatgtaaTATAATACATAAAAGTGTTTAGTCTGAGTGAACCATATTGTTTGGAATACAAGGTGACTAACTTCAGAAAATGGCCCTCATGCTGTACATTCGGTTGTAGTGCAGCCCATTCTtcgaaaaaaaaaataaattaacCCGAACAAAATCCATCTGCGATTTCACCACCTCTCACTCTTGTTTACTCTTTCAACAAATTTATTTTCAGAGGGTGTGACTGTGTCACAAAAAagtagagtttttttttaaacaactaTTTCCACAAAAATTAAGATCCTCCCTAACCTTTTTTCTGAGGTGCTTCAAAATACCA from Chiloscyllium punctatum isolate Juve2018m chromosome 1, sChiPun1.3, whole genome shotgun sequence includes:
- the LOC140480765 gene encoding methylsterol monooxygenase 1-like, whose protein sequence is MLSQFHKSLTDCRQARNVGTTMEMFQSVTLQSFQLPVICGTYYFTEYFNIPYTWKSMPRWYVLLAQCLGCAVVEDTWHYFLHRLLHHRRIYKYVHKVHHDFSSPFGMQAEYAHPLETILHGAGFFIGIMVFCNHVMLLWAWVTFHLLETIDVHRNCLAPVWPIPRTYTIAVT